The genomic DNA CGTTGCGTTCGAGGAAATGGCTCGGGTCGTCGGCCAGCGCACTGGCCACCGGGATCGCGAGGAACACGTAGACCGGAATGAACACGGTGAACAGGTCGAAGCGCGCGGTGGCGACGAGCCAGAACTGGATCGGCAGCACGACGAAGAAGGCCAGGATCAGGCTGCGATGGTCGCCGCGCCGCGTGGGCGAGAGCGTGATGAACTCGCGCAGCGCGAAGAAGGCGATCAGCGCGAACAGCACGGTGGCCACCGTCTCGCCCAGCGCCCAGCCGACCCAGAACACGATCACCATGAACCAGGTGGTGCCCAGCAGCTTGCGGTAGTGCGCCAGCTCGGCCTGCCAGGCGGCGTCGTGCACGGGGTTGCGGCGTTCCTTGAAGGTGAGGAAGAAGGCCGTGGTGCTCACGACCACGAGCAGCCCGAAGACGATGAGGAACAGGGCCGCGACCTGCTGGGTCGGGGTGAGGCTGCGCAGGAACTGGTTCATGTCAGACCTCGCGCAATGCGATCACCGCGGCACGCGCGCGGTCGAGGAAGGGGCGGCGCTCCTCGCCTTCCTCGACGCGGATCGGCGCGCCGAAGGTGACGGAGCACAGGATCGGCACCGGCACGATCTCGCCCTTGGGCATCACGCGCTGCACGTTGTCGATCCACGCCGGCACCAGCACCACCTCGGGGAACATCGTCGCGAGCGTGTAGAGGCCCGACTTGAACTTCTGCGGCTCTCCCGTGTGGCCGCGCGTGCCCTCCGGAAAGATGATGATCGAGTCGCCGCTGCGCAGCGCTTCGACCAGCGGCGCCAGTGGATCGGAGACGGGCGCGGCAGGTTCCGGCTCCACGGCCGGCGGCGTGACGGCGAGCGGCGCGGCCGGTGGTGGAGGAGGCGGCGGAGCGGGAAGGTCGAGCCGCCCTTGCACTTCGTCGAAGGCTTCGGGCGTGATGTCGACGACGGGCGGTGCCATGGGCGCCATCGGCAACAGGGGCTCCATCGAGGGTTCGATGCGCTCGGGCTGTGGCGCAGCAGCGGCATCTCGGACGGGCGGCAGCGGCGCTTCAGGTTCCGCCGGCGCTTCGGCAGGCGCGGCCGGCGCCGTGGCCGCGCGCTCCACATACACCGCGTTGAACACCTCGGTCGTGATCCAGCGCTTGAACGGCGTATTGGCCCAGTAGTCACGCGCCGCAATGGGCCGCGTGATGCTGCGCAGTTCCTCGGGCAGGGCCGCCCAGATCATCACCAGGTCGGCGTGGCTCTGGTGGTTGGCGAAATAGATGCGCTGCTCGGCCTTCGGCGGGCAGCCGTACCAGCGTGCCTGGGCGCCGGTGAGCAACCGGACGATCCCCAACAACAACCAACCCGTGAGCTTTGCCAGCATGGGCGCGATGATACGGGGCATGCGATGGCGTTTCGATCCTCTTTGTCTGGCGTGGGCGATGGCCCTGTTCCTTGTTCTCATCCTGCTGGCCACCATCGGCGCGCGCTGGGGCTGGCTGCGGAGCTTTTTTGGCGACGTGCTGGCCGTGGCGTGGGTCTACCTCGTCTTCAAGACCTTCGTCGCCGCGCGCGTGCTGCCAGTGGGGCTGGCCGCGCTCGGCGTAGGCCTGGCGGTCGAGCTGGGGCAGTTCCTGGCATCGGCCTGGCACCTGCACATTTCGAACCGCGCCCTGCGCATCGTGCTCGGCAGTACCGCCGACTGGTGGGACGTGCTGGCCTATGTGATCGGCTTCGCAGCCGTGCTGGCCATCGAAGCGCTGCGCGAAGCCCTCAGGGCAGTTCGGCCGACGGCATCCGCGCCACGATCGTCGACGCCCTCCCGCTGAGGTAGGACGAGCCGATGCGGCGCTCGAAGAACTTGGGGCTCGGCAGCATCACGGCGAGGCGCGCGGCTTCGGCTGCGCTCAGGCGCGAGGCGGGCTTCCTGAAGTAGTACTGGGCCGCCGCCTCGGCGCCGAACACGCCTTCGCCCCATTCGACGTTGTTGAGGTAGATCTCGAGGATGCGCCGCTTGTCGAGCAGCACCTCGAGCGCCATCGCAAGCGCCAGCTCCTGGCCCTTGCGCAGCAGCGTGCGCTCGCCGGAGAGCAGCAGGTTCTTCGCCAGCTGCTGCGTGATGGTGGAGCCGCCGCGCAGCTGCACCGGCCGCACCGGCTTGCCGCGCGCAATGGCGCGCGCCGCACGCCTGGCCGCCAGCTCCTCGGCCTTGGCGTTGCGCTGGCGCGCACGCTCGATGGCTTCCCATTCCACGCCGTTGTGGTCGATGAAGTCGGCATCCTCGCTCGCGATGACGGCGCGCTTGAGGTTGTCGCTGATCTGCGCGTAGGGCACCCATTCCTGGCGCCAGGCACCCTTGCGGCCCTGGTGGATGGCGATCTGCCAGGCTTCGCTGCGCTGGAACGCGGTGCTTTGCGGATCGATCACCGCCATGGCCGCGATGCGCCCCACGAAGAAAAGCTCCAGTGCCACGCCCGCCACCAGCAGGCAGGCCACCAGCCGCAGCAGCCGCTTCATTGGCCGGCGGCGAGTGAAGCGCGCAATTCGGCCAGCACCTGCGCGGAGGGCGGGCGCACGCCGCGCCAGAACTCGAACGCTTCGGCCGCCTGTTCGACCAGCATGCCGAGCCCGTCGCGCGGCACGGCGCCGTGCGTTTCGGCCCAGGCCATGAAGCCGGCGGCCGCGGGGCCGTACATCAGGTCGACCGCGAGCGCGCCGGGGCGCAGCACCTGCGCGCGCACCGGCACCGCATCGCCAGCGAGGCTGGAGGCCGTGGCATTGACCACCACGTCGAAATTGCCGGTCACCTCGTCGAGCGCCCAGGCTTCGAGCGCCGCGCCATGACTCAGCGCCAATGCCGCATGGCGCTGCACCAGCGCCATGGCCTTGCCGACCGTGCGGTTGGCCACCACGATGCGCGCAGCGCCGGCGTCCAGCAGCGGCCCGAGCACGCCCGCTGCGGCGCCGCCCGCACCGATGAGCAGCAGCTCGCGGCCCGCCAGCGGCACGGCGGCATTGCGCACGATGTCGTTGACCAGCCCGATGCCGTCGGTGTTGTCGGCGTGGATGCTGCCGTCGGCCTCGAAGCGCAGCGTGTTCACCGCCTGCGCAAGCACGGCGCGCTCGCTGGTGTGCAGCGCGAGCGCGGCGGCGTCGAACTTGAACGGCACGGTCACGTTGCAGCCGCGTGCCGCGTCGCCGCGCTCGGCGGCTTCCCGGCGGAAGGCGGCCACGCCTTCGGCAAAGGCGCCGACCGGAACGAGCCGGCGGCTGTAGTCCATCTGCTGGCCGCAGAGTTCGGCAAACCGGGCGTGGATGCGCGGCGAGCGGCTGTGCTCGACGGGGTTGCCCATTACGCAGTACAGGTCCATGGCGCGTGGATTCGCTGTTGGCTATTGGGAGGAGAGCTCGATGGTCTCGTCGCGCGTGAACTTGAAGCGCGACTGCAGCACGATCTGGTCGGTCTCTTTTCGCATTGCGTCGGTGAACTTTCCGAAGCTGCCGATGCTGTGCACGATGGCCTTGGCGCGGCGGTCGAGCACGATGTCGCCCGAGCTTTCGTCGACCACGGTGTCGAGGATCTTGCCGTCGTGGTTGATGGTGATCGTCATCTTGAGCTCGCCATAGAGCTTCTTGCCGGCGGCCGTGGGGAAGTTCTCGGTACCCCGCACCTCGATGCGCCGGCGCAGCGTGTCCACGTAGATGGCGTAGGCCGCCTCGCGCGTGGAAGGGCTCAGGTAGCGCTTCTTGGGGCGCGCGTTTTCTTCATTCACGCGGCGCTCGATCTCGGCCAGCAGCTCCACCATCTGGCGCCGCTTTTCCTCGCGGGCGATGGCTTCCTTCGGATCGCCCGAGGCGCGCGGGTCCGGCGCAGGCATGGCCGCCAGGTCGCGCTTGAGCTGCGCGAGCAGCTGCATCTGCTGGGCCTGCATGGCCTCGACCTGGCGCCGCGCCTCCTCGATCGAGTCGCCGACGGCGGTGAAGCTCGACGGCGGCAGCGGGCTGGTGGCGCGGCCGCGTTCGAGGTCGCCGCCGCCCGCGAGCGAGGTCTGGGCCATCACGCGGGTCTTGGCGTCGGGCTTGTCGTTGGTCTTGCTGTTGACCAGGATCACCTCGAGCGGGGTTTCGCTGAAGACCCGGTTGAACGATTCGGGATCGACGAAACGCACCGCCAGAAGTGCGGCGTGCGCGATGACCGACACGCCAAGTGCGATCTGCAGCGTGCTCAGATCCCTGAAGTTCATGGACGACGCTCCTTGGCGCGCATGGGATGACCGGTGCTCATGCCGGCGTGTTTTCCGGGGCCGCCTCGCTGTCGCTGAGGTCGACCGCAATGGCGATGGGGCCGGCGACTTCTTCCGCTTCCTCGTCGCCGCCTTCCTCCTCGGCCGCGACATCCACCTTGGGCGCGTCGAGGCGCTCGAGCACGGTGCCGTGCACGTCGAGCGCGATTTCGTCGATCTCGCCGAGCTTTACGCGCAGGCGCGCGCCGCGCTCCTGCTGGCCCGCCACCGGGAACACCAGCGGCAGCGTGTCCGCGCGCACCAGCGCGCCGTTCGGGATGTCCTTGATGACGGTCGCCTCGAGCTCGGTGATGCCCCGCTGCTGCAGGTACTTGAGCGTCCAGAAGCGCTCCATGCCGCCCTGGTAGGCGTTGTAGGTTGCGTAGGCGGCGTCGAAGCCCGAGAGAATGGAGAACAGGTCCGCATCCTTGGGCTTGAACGGCGCGGCCAGCGCGGCGGTCTTGCCGTGGCGCGCGGCGGCAATGATCTGCCACTGGTTCACCAGGTCGGTGTAGCGGCGCAGCGGCGAGGTGCTCCAGGCATAGCTCTTCACGCCCAGGCCCGCATGCGGCAGGGCCCGCGTACCCATGCGCACCTTGATGCCGGGCGCCAGGCTGGCCTGGCTGCGGTAGAGCCCGGGCACGCCGAGCTCGCCGAGCCAGCCGCCCCAGCTGCTGTTGGCCAGGATCATGGCTTCGGACACGATCAGGTCGAGCGGCGCGCCGCGCTGGCGCGTGCTGATCTGCACCTGCTCGCTGCCGTCCGGTTCGCCGTCGTTGCCCACGAGGCGGAAGTTGTAGTCGGGCCGGTTGAAGTTCTCGGGCTTGCCGCGCACCACTTCGCGCCGGGCCTTCAGCTCTTTCGCGAGGCGGAACAGGAAGGACAGCGGCGCGCGCAGCTTTGCAGCGGCCTCGGGCGTGTTCTCGCTCGTGAACGAAGCGTCCTCGAGCCAGGGCTGCGTGACCACCGCGTCGAGCTGGTCGTGCCGCAGGTTGGCCACGATCGGCACGCGTTCGAGCTTCGTCTCGGTCGATTGCAGTTCGAGCGTGGCTTCGTCGAAGCGCGCGTAGAGCGACACCGCGGGCCGGTCGCCGCCTTCGAGCAGCGTGTAGGTGCTCACGACATCGTCGGGCAGCATGGTGATCTTGTGGCCCGGCATGTAGACCGTGGACATGCGCGCGCGCGCCACCTGGTCGATGGCGCTGCCCGGCGTCAGTGCCAGGCCGGGCGCGGCGATGTGGATGCCGACCGTGACGCTGCCGCTGCCGAGGCCCTGCACCGAGAGTGCATCGTCGATTTCGGTGGTCTGCGAGTCGTCGATCGAGAATGCCTGCACGCCTTCGGCCAGCGGCAGCTCGTCCACGATGGGCGGCGCGGCGAGTGCCGGGAAACCCGTGCCCTTGGGAAAGTTCTCGAACAGGAAGCGCCGCCAGTGGAACTGGTAGGGCGAGTCGATGGCGCCGGCGCGTTCCAGCAACTCGAGCGGCGGACGCTGGGTGGCGCGCGCGGCGTCGACCACGGCCTTGTATTCGGGCGCGTTCTTGTCGGGCTTGAACAGGATCTTGTAGAGCTGCTCGCGGATCGGCTGCGGGCAGATGCCCTCGGCCAGTTGGGCGGCCCATTCGACGATCTGCGCCTGCACCACCTTCTTCTTCTCGATGGCGGCCAGCGCCTGCTGCAGGATCTCGGCTGGCGCCTTCTTGAAGCGCCCTTTGCCCGCGCGGCGGAAGTAGTGCGGCGCCTCGAACAGCGCGAACAGCGCGGCGGCCTGCTGCGCGAGCGTGGGCTTGTCGCTGAAATAGTCGGACGCGAGGTCGGCAAAACCGAACTCGCCCTCCGGCGCGAATTCCCAGGCCAGGTCGAGGTCCATTGTGGCTGCGAGCGCGCGCGCCTCGGCGATCAGCTCGGCCGGGGCCGGCTTCTCGAAACGCAGAACGATGTTGGCGCCCTTGACCTTGACGCGCTTGCCGGTGTCGAGCTCGACCTGCGCCGATGCTTCGGCCTCCGACAGCACGCGGCCGCCGAGGTACTTGCCGGCTTCTTCAAACAATACAAACATGCCCGGATTGTCCCAGACTTGGGGACGCGCACGGGCCTGGCTGCTGCGCGATGCCTGCCGGGCTTCAGACGGGATTGATGAACGCGATCACGTCGTCGAGGTGGTTTTCCTCGAAATCGGACAGCGCATGGTCGCCGCCCTCGATCAGCTTGATGTTGCTGTCGGGGTAGCGTGCCGAGGTTTCGTGCCAGTCGAGCGCTTCGTCGCCCTTGGCGATGATGGCCAGCACGCGCTCGGGGCGGGTGAGCGCGCCGACCTCCATGGTGCGCAGCTCCTGGATGTATTCGGGCTTGAAATAGAAGTGCTCGGCCGGGTCGTGCCAGGCGGTCTGGTCGCCGATGTAGCGCGCAAGGTCGCGCGCCGGATGCACCGCCGGATTCAGCAGCACGGCGCGGCAGCGCGTCATGCCGGCCACGTAGGTGGCATAGAAGCCGCCCAGCGAGGACCCGACCACGGCCATCGACTTGCGCGGCCAGTCCGCGATGCCCTTCATCACCATGTCGATGGCCTCGCGTGGCGAGGGCGGCAGCTGCGGGCACCACCACTGCAGGTCCGGGTGCTCGCGGGCCACGCGCGCTGCCATCAGCCGCGCCTTGGTGGAGCGGGGCGAGGAGCGGAATCCGTGCAGGTACAACAAGTGAGTGGTTTGCGGGTCCATGCGGGGCGGAGACTGGAAGTGGTGCGGTCTACACAGCTCCCTGGAAGGAGCCGGTTGATTTTGCATGAGGACCGTGCGCCCGACGCGGTCGTCGGCGCACGAGGCTTCGATATGAGGGCTTACTGCACGGGCAAGCTGGTTTGCCACAGGGTCCATGGACGATGCCAAGAGGCAAAAAGTATTCAACTGGAGCGCGCGACCGGACTCGCAAGTCGAAGCGAGTTTCGACGGCCCGCGCTGGTGTCCGCATCCCATGAAAACGGGAGGTCCGCCGGCTCTTTTGCGTTGCGCCGAAGCTTATGCTCAAGCCCATGAATATCGAGGCAACGGACACCGGGAAGACGCACCGCTGGGGCGTGCTCGTGGTCGAGGACGACAGCCGCGCGCGCGCCTTCTTCGAGGCGAGCGTGCAGCGCAGCGCCAGCCTTTTCTGGCTCGGAAGCGCCGGCACGGTGCACGAGGCACTGGCGTGGATGGCCCAGACCACCATCATTCCCGACGTGCTGCTCGTCGATCTCGGCATGCCCGACGGCAGCGGGCTCGACGTGATCCGCGAGGCCGTGGCGCGCTTTCCGGGCTGCGAGCCGCTGGTGATCTCGGTCTTCGGCGATGAGGAAAACGTGCTTGCCAGCATCGAGGCCGGCGCCGTCGGCTACATCCACAAGGACGCTGCGCCGGAAGACATTGCGCAGACCATCGTCGAGATGAAGGCCGGCGCCTCGCCGATCTCGCCCATGATCGCGCGGCGCGTGCTGGCCAAGTACCGCAGCCTGCAGCTGGCCGGAACGCTCGCCGCCGCGCCGCCCGAGGCAGCCCTCGGCACCACCACGGCGCCCAGCCTGCTGTCCGTGCGCGAGCACGAGGTGCTGACCTTGATAGCGCGCGGTTTTTCCTATGCCGAGATCGCACGGCTCAAGGGCCTGAGCGTGCACACAGTGCAGACGCACATCAAGAATCTCTACGGCAAGCTGGCCGTGCACTCCAAGAGCGAGGCCGTGTTCGAGGCCACGCGCCTCGGCCTGCTGTCCCATCCGGGGTGAATCGCGTGGCCGGACGCATGTTCGGGCGGGCGGGCAGGGCGCTTGCTGAGCTATGGCTCGCGGCAACTCTGATGCTGGCGGCGCAGCCGGCGGCGGCCGCGCCGGCCGAGGGCACGATCGAACTGCGCCGCGGCACCGTGTGGACCACCGTCGACGGCGCCACGCACAAGGCGCCCGTCGAACTCTCCTACCACTGGGACCGCCAGCACGGCGGACGCCCCGGCTACGCGACCTTCGAGCTGCCATTCACGCTCGAAGCCGAGCCCGAGGTGCCCTGGGGCATCTTCATTCCACGCGCCGGCAGCGTTCTGGAGGTGTGGCTCAATGACGCGCTGCTGCAGGTCTACGGCGACCTGACCCGCGGCAACGGGGCGGACTACGCCAAGGCGCCGCTGTACGTGCCGGTGCCGGGGCACCTGCTGAAGGCCGGCGAGAACCGCCTGCAGGTTCGCATACGCGCCGACAGCGCCCGCCGGGCCGGGCTTTCGCGCG from Variovorax sp. V93 includes the following:
- a CDS encoding ribonuclease catalytic domain-containing protein; the protein is MFVLFEEAGKYLGGRVLSEAEASAQVELDTGKRVKVKGANIVLRFEKPAPAELIAEARALAATMDLDLAWEFAPEGEFGFADLASDYFSDKPTLAQQAAALFALFEAPHYFRRAGKGRFKKAPAEILQQALAAIEKKKVVQAQIVEWAAQLAEGICPQPIREQLYKILFKPDKNAPEYKAVVDAARATQRPPLELLERAGAIDSPYQFHWRRFLFENFPKGTGFPALAAPPIVDELPLAEGVQAFSIDDSQTTEIDDALSVQGLGSGSVTVGIHIAAPGLALTPGSAIDQVARARMSTVYMPGHKITMLPDDVVSTYTLLEGGDRPAVSLYARFDEATLELQSTETKLERVPIVANLRHDQLDAVVTQPWLEDASFTSENTPEAAAKLRAPLSFLFRLAKELKARREVVRGKPENFNRPDYNFRLVGNDGEPDGSEQVQISTRQRGAPLDLIVSEAMILANSSWGGWLGELGVPGLYRSQASLAPGIKVRMGTRALPHAGLGVKSYAWSTSPLRRYTDLVNQWQIIAAARHGKTAALAAPFKPKDADLFSILSGFDAAYATYNAYQGGMERFWTLKYLQQRGITELEATVIKDIPNGALVRADTLPLVFPVAGQQERGARLRVKLGEIDEIALDVHGTVLERLDAPKVDVAAEEEGGDEEAEEVAGPIAIAVDLSDSEAAPENTPA
- a CDS encoding lysophospholipid acyltransferase family protein; amino-acid sequence: MLAKLTGWLLLGIVRLLTGAQARWYGCPPKAEQRIYFANHQSHADLVMIWAALPEELRSITRPIAARDYWANTPFKRWITTEVFNAVYVERAATAPAAPAEAPAEPEAPLPPVRDAAAAPQPERIEPSMEPLLPMAPMAPPVVDITPEAFDEVQGRLDLPAPPPPPPPAAPLAVTPPAVEPEPAAPVSDPLAPLVEALRSGDSIIIFPEGTRGHTGEPQKFKSGLYTLATMFPEVVLVPAWIDNVQRVMPKGEIVPVPILCSVTFGAPIRVEEGEERRPFLDRARAAVIALREV
- the aroE gene encoding shikimate dehydrogenase, translated to MDLYCVMGNPVEHSRSPRIHARFAELCGQQMDYSRRLVPVGAFAEGVAAFRREAAERGDAARGCNVTVPFKFDAAALALHTSERAVLAQAVNTLRFEADGSIHADNTDGIGLVNDIVRNAAVPLAGRELLLIGAGGAAAGVLGPLLDAGAARIVVANRTVGKAMALVQRHAALALSHGAALEAWALDEVTGNFDVVVNATASSLAGDAVPVRAQVLRPGALAVDLMYGPAAAGFMAWAETHGAVPRDGLGMLVEQAAEAFEFWRGVRPPSAQVLAELRASLAAGQ
- a CDS encoding YqiA/YcfP family alpha/beta fold hydrolase, with translation MDPQTTHLLYLHGFRSSPRSTKARLMAARVAREHPDLQWWCPQLPPSPREAIDMVMKGIADWPRKSMAVVGSSLGGFYATYVAGMTRCRAVLLNPAVHPARDLARYIGDQTAWHDPAEHFYFKPEYIQELRTMEVGALTRPERVLAIIAKGDEALDWHETSARYPDSNIKLIEGGDHALSDFEENHLDDVIAFINPV
- a CDS encoding response regulator is translated as MLKPMNIEATDTGKTHRWGVLVVEDDSRARAFFEASVQRSASLFWLGSAGTVHEALAWMAQTTIIPDVLLVDLGMPDGSGLDVIREAVARFPGCEPLVISVFGDEENVLASIEAGAVGYIHKDAAPEDIAQTIVEMKAGASPISPMIARRVLAKYRSLQLAGTLAAAPPEAALGTTTAPSLLSVREHEVLTLIARGFSYAEIARLKGLSVHTVQTHIKNLYGKLAVHSKSEAVFEATRLGLLSHPG
- a CDS encoding DUF2809 domain-containing protein, which encodes MIRGMRWRFDPLCLAWAMALFLVLILLATIGARWGWLRSFFGDVLAVAWVYLVFKTFVAARVLPVGLAALGVGLAVELGQFLASAWHLHISNRALRIVLGSTADWWDVLAYVIGFAAVLAIEALREALRAVRPTASAPRSSTPSR
- a CDS encoding transglycosylase domain-containing protein: MKRLLRLVACLLVAGVALELFFVGRIAAMAVIDPQSTAFQRSEAWQIAIHQGRKGAWRQEWVPYAQISDNLKRAVIASEDADFIDHNGVEWEAIERARQRNAKAEELAARRAARAIARGKPVRPVQLRGGSTITQQLAKNLLLSGERTLLRKGQELALAMALEVLLDKRRILEIYLNNVEWGEGVFGAEAAAQYYFRKPASRLSAAEAARLAVMLPSPKFFERRIGSSYLSGRASTIVARMPSAELP
- a CDS encoding energy transducer TonB, encoding MNFRDLSTLQIALGVSVIAHAALLAVRFVDPESFNRVFSETPLEVILVNSKTNDKPDAKTRVMAQTSLAGGGDLERGRATSPLPPSSFTAVGDSIEEARRQVEAMQAQQMQLLAQLKRDLAAMPAPDPRASGDPKEAIAREEKRRQMVELLAEIERRVNEENARPKKRYLSPSTREAAYAIYVDTLRRRIEVRGTENFPTAAGKKLYGELKMTITINHDGKILDTVVDESSGDIVLDRRAKAIVHSIGSFGKFTDAMRKETDQIVLQSRFKFTRDETIELSSQ